TCCGGTCCGGTGCGGAACGCGGGCGAGTCGCGCCCCAGGTAGCCGCGGGTCACCACCGGCCCGCCGATCCACAACTCGCCCAGTTCTCCGTCCGGGACGGGGTTTCCCGCCGCATCGCGCACCGAGAACGTCGCACCGGCGATCGGTTCACCCAGGGGCGGCTCACCCTCGTGGTCCCGGCCCACCTCGGCGATGGCGCAGGTGGTGGTGCACTCGGTCGGGCCGTACAGATTCAGCACCCGGCGCACTGCGGGGTTGGCGTAGATCCGCCGCACCAGGGCGCCGGTCAGCGGCTCGCCGCCGGAGAACACCGCGCGCACCCCGCTCGGGAGCGGCTCACGCAGCAACACCGCCAGCGCGGAGGGAACCCCGTAGACCATGGTCACCTCCTCGCGGGCGGGCAGGTCCGGCAGCGCCAGCAGGTTGTCGGCCAGGATCACCGTCCCGCCGGCGACCAGTGGCAGGAAGAGCTGGCTGATCGACGGGTCGAAACAGACCGAGGCGGTGGCCAGCATGCCGCTCAGTTCCTCGGCGGTGTACGCCGACGCCTCCCAGCGCAGCAGGTTCAGGGTGTTGCGGTGCTCCACCACCACGCCCTTAGGCGTTCCGGTGGAGCCGGAGGTGTAGATGACGTACGCCGCATCGCTCGGATCCCCGGCCACATGGGGCGCCCCGTCGCCCGGCACCACGTCGTCGACGAGGACGGGCTCGGCCCCGGTGAGGGTGGCGGTCCGGCGCAGCGCGGCCGAGGTGAGCACCGCGGTCACGGCGGCGTCCTCGGCCATGAACCGTAACCGCTCGGCCGGGTAGGCGGGGTCCAGCGGCACGTAGGCCGCTCCCGCCTTCCACACCCCCACCAACGCGGGAATCAGCCACTCGTCGCGACCCAGGCAGACTCCGACCAGTTGGCCGCGTCCAATGCCCCGTTCGGCCAGGGTGCGTGCGATGTCGCCTGCTCTGCGGTCCAACTCGGCGTAGCTGAGTCGGCTGGTGCCCGCCACGACGGCGGTGCGTTCCGGGGTACGCCGGCTCTGGACCTCTATCGCTTCGTGGACGCGACCTGGTGCGTCGAACGTCTCGGTCACCGTTGACCGTCCGTGCTCGCCATCAGCGTTTCTGCCTTAAGTGCTTGCGTGTACAGGGGAATTTTTATTTACATATGACTTCTTTGCCGGACTTGCCGGGCCGACCTTATGGAGTGATTCGGTCGACCGTCAGGACCTTGATCAAATTGTTAGCCCGTTCTGCCCTATTCCCCCGATCTGCCCTATTTCTAGGGCGGTTTGGTCGGATCGTGGGCGCAGAAGAGGGTGATCTCCTCGGTGCCATGCCGCAACTGCCCCTGGCTGCGGCACCGTGCCACACGCCGCGGTCACATCGAGATATTGGTCCGCCCGGCTCGAAAATCGGTGAGTCGGTGGGCAGGCGGCAGCGAACCTCGACCGGATCGGCCGCCGGATCACCGGCGCCGAGTTGACCAAAGTCGATCACGCCGGAGAGCGCCCCGTCCGAGACGACGACGTTCGCCGGATGAAGGTCACCGTGCAGCCATACCGGCGGGCCCTCCCCGTCGGGAGCCGACACGGCGTCGTCCCAGATCTCTCGGATGCCGGCGGGAACGCCGCTGGAGGCAATGGCGTGGACTTTCTTGTCGAACTCGTGTGTGAGCGTTGCGAGGGGAACGCCGCGCATCGGAGTGGCCGGAGCTTCATGAACGGAGACACCCTCCGCTGCTCACGCCACCTGGTGCTGCTCGGCCAGTTCGGTCAGCTTCACGGTATACAGGCCGCCGCGCTCGGCCTTCACATCGGTCACCTTGAGCTGCGTGCCGGGGGCGAGGATGAACTCCTCCTCGCCGGTGAACGAGGAGAAACTGCGGATGCCCACGGCCCGCACGGGGAGCACCTCGAAGAGCGTCCGCTTGCCGCGGCGGCCGAGGAACGCCTGGGCCACGTCGAGCTTCGACGTGCACGAGGACACGCCCCACCACGTCACGGTTCGGCCGAGAGGATACTGCGCTCGCAGGTCCAGCGATACCCCGCGCCACAGCGGCTCCTTGCGGGCCGGCAGACGCGACACGGCCGAGAACAAGAGTCGCAGGTACGGGACGATCCGGGTGCGGTCCGGGTTGCGCAGGGTGGCGTTGATCTGCCGGTAGAACGCCGACTCACAGGTGTAGAGGTAGAGGGCCGCGATCTCGTCGGCGGACAGGCCGCCGGCCGCGTCGCCCGCCTGCTTCTCGCCGAACTGGTACGACTGCTCCATGTGCCAGTCGAGACCCGACAGCAGCTTGGCCACCGGGGCGCCGGCCTCGCGGAAGTCCATGAGCGGGGTGTCGAACACGCCGATGATCGCCGGAAGTTCCAGCCCCTCGTCCTTGACGCTGGCGAGCCGTTCGAGGTAGAGCTTGTGCAACTCCATCGTGGAGGCGATGAACGCCCCCATGCGGTCGGCCGTGTCCGCGTCCGCCCCGCCGGCTTGCGCCGCGAGCTTGTTCCACCCCTTGCCGGGCAGCCAGTCGATCTCGTCGACCCCAAGCGCCTCGAGTGCCGTGTTCACGGCGGCGAAGTGGTTCCCGTCGCAGAAGATGTCGCCCTGTGCCACTTGTGCGGCGGGTGGGGCTTGATCGCCTGGAAGGTCAGTTCCCGGACGGGCACGACCATCGGGCTGCGGCCCAGGCCGATGAACGTGGCCGCGGCCGACTGCGCCTCGATGACCGGCTTCAAGAGCGGCAGCCACGGCTCGCCGCCGCTCTTGAAGAGTTCGGCGAGGGCCAGCGGGTCATTCGGGTCGGGCGGGGTGGAGGCGTTGACGTCGCTCATCGTGAGCTCCCGGATCGGCGAGCCGTACCGGTGACGGCACGGGTGATTGAGGTGGGGGAATCGTGCCGTGCGAAGACCCCGGATGCGATGTCGGAGAACCGGAAAGCCCACCCGTTGGAGTGGGTGGGCTTTCCGGTCGTGAGCGTCAGTTCACTGTAGGGCCTGGTCCGCGGAAGGCTCAGGGCAGGGCAAGCCGGAGTCGGTGCGTTCGCAAGCGCGGAGATCGTTCCCAAGTCTCCAACCAAGATCTCGTTCGCCCGCGTGGCGCGGTATCTTCGTGGGCGTTGGAAACACTCCCTTCCCGCGCCCGGAGTGAGCCATGACCGTCAAGCACGTGAAGCCGCTGCTCAAGGTGGTGCTGGTGGACATCAACGCGAAGGTGGTGCAGTCGTGGCGGGCGGCGTTCGCCGACACTCCCGAGGTCGAGATCCACAAGGGGTCAATCCTCGCCCGGCACGTCGATGCCTGGGTCAGCCCGACCAACTCCCGCGGGCGGATGGACGGCGGGGTCGATGCGGTCATCAAGCGGCACCTCGGGGCGGGGATCCAGCTGCGCGTCCAGCGGGCGATCCGTGATCAGTTCGAAGGGTCGCTGCCGGTGGGAAGTGCCGTGTGCGTACCGTCCGGGGCGACCAACCCGAAGTTCCTGATCTCGACGCCGACGATGGTGCAGTCGGTGCAGAACGTGAGTGAGACGCTGAACGTGGCTCTGGCGTGCGCCGCCGCGTTCCAGGCCATCCACATGCAGAACGAGAAGGAGCCGGGCAGCATCGAGTCGGTGGCGCTGGTCGGCATGGGCATGGCGACGGGCCGGGTGCCGCCGCGGGTGTGCGCCAACTTGATGTGGACCGGCTACACCCTGTTCAACGACTACTACTTCCAGGACTACGACGACCTGCAGAAGACGATCCGCGAGCAACTCGACGACATCGAGAGCCGCCCTGAAGAGGAGCGGGTGCGGATCAAGCCGCCCGCCGGCCAGTCCCGTGGTTGACGAAGTGAGCGCGACCCGATCGAGCGGCTTCCCGTGTTCCGGTTCAATCGAAGCTGCTCGCTTGGGGCTCGGCTGCCGTGTCCCGGCCTGGGCGGCTGGGTCCGCGTGAGCCCGGCCTCCAGGCGACTGGGCAGGGTGTTAGGTGCGATTGGCCGAGAAGATCGGCGATGCGGGCGGGCACGCCGATACCGCGGCCTTCATCTACGCGCGCAAAGCCCTCACCCACTTCGCCGACAACAGCAGACACGACGATCCTTGGGCCGCTGAGCTCTACCGGCGCGCCCGTGACCGCGGCAAACGCCATGCTCGACACGGCGCGACTACCGCCTAACGGGGTCGACAGCGGCAGGGTTCAGCGTGATCTGGCGTGGGACCCCGGGCGTTCGCGCCCGGGAGGAAACGACAGCGCGGGAGGGCCGCCAAGGCCCGAGCGGTGTGGTGACCGGTAGGCCGTCGAGCGGCTCAGCCCGGACGTTTCTGGTTTTCGATGTACTCCTTGATGATCGATAGGGGTGCGCCGCCGCAGGAGGCGGCGAAGTACGACGGCGACCAGAAATGCCCGCCCCACAGATACTTACGGATATGTGCCGGATACTCCTTGCTGAGTAGCCGGGCAGACACGCCCTTGAGGCTGTTTACCAGCGTCGAGAGGGCGACTTTGGGTGGGTGGTGCACGAGCAGGTGCACGTGATCTTCCTCGCCGTTGAACTCGACCAGCTCCGCCCCGAAACTGTCGCACACCTCGATCATGATGTCTTCGCAGCGACGCAGAATCTCGTCGGTGAACACACCTCGCCGATACTTTGGGGTGAAGACCAAGTGGGCGTGCAGGTTGTGGACCACGGCACGGCCTCGGCGGATGTCGGGATTCGGTCCCCATCTCGGTGACATGGACCTAATGCTAGAGTGTTCGATATGAAGCTGGTGGTGCGGGTCAAGCTCCTGCCGACGCCTGAGCAGGCGGCGGCGCTGGAGGCGACTCTACGCGCGGTCAACGACGCGGCCACCTGGGTCTCGACGCTCGCCCACGACCAGCGGGTATTCCGCGATTACGACCTGCGCAAGCACGCCTACGGGCAGATCAAGGACAGGTACGGGCTGGCGGCTCAGGCCGCGCAGCATGTCATCAAGAAGGTCACCGACGCCTACGCCACGCTGCACGCCAATCTCCGCAACGGCAATGTGGGCAAGCCCGGCTCCGCGCGGCGCGAGCGGGTCCAGGCCAAGCCGATCGTCTTTCGCCCCAGCGCGGCCCAGCCGTTCGACGACCGCTGTCTGTCCTGGCAGATGGACGCGCGGACGGTGTCGATCTGGACCACCTGGGGGCGAATGAAGAGCGTGGCGTTCACCGCCTCGGCCGATCAGCTCAAGACGTTGGCCGCCTACCGCAAGGGCGAATCGGACCTCGTATACCGCGATGGCATGTGGTTCCTCATCGCTACCTGCGACCTGCCGGATGTGCCGGTCACCGACCCGGACGGGTTCCTCGGCGTGGATCTGGGCATCGCCGACATCGCCACCACCGACGACGGCACTCATCACTCGGGTAAAGGGCTGAACGCGGTCCGCCACCGCGACCGGGAACTGCGTCGCCGATTGCAGCGTAAGAACACCAAATCCGCGAAACGGCTGCTGAAGAAACGCCGCCGCAAAGAAGCGCGTTTCGCCGCCGACACCAACCACACCATTGCCAAACGCATCGTGACCGAGGCGACACGCACCGGGCAAGGTATCGCCCTGGAAGATCTCCAGGGCATCCGCGACCGGGTACGGCTCCGTAAGCCCCAGCGGGTCACGCTGCATTCGTGGAGCTTCCACCGGCTCGGCCGGTTCATCGCCTACAAGGCGGCCCGTGCCGGTGTCGCTCTGGTCTACGTGGACCCGGCCTACACCTCGCAAGGCTGCTCGGCCTGCGGGCACGTGGACAAGAAGAACCGGCCCGACCAGGAAACCTTTCTCTGTACGTCGTGCGGCTTCGCTGAGCACGCCGACGTCAACGCAGCTCGTAACATCGCCGCACGCGGTGTCACAAGCTGGGCAGTGAGTCACGCTGCCTGACGCGGACCAAACCGTCGAAGCCACCGACGGCGAGGAGCTGCAAGCTCAGTCCTTCAGGGCTGAGAAACTGACTGATCCACTGAACCACCGCCCCCGCTACGGAAGGGTTATATCGATAGCGCTGCGCGTCGCGAGCCGCACCCAGTCGGCGAATCGCCGGCCGTACTCATCCATGGCCGGCCAGGTGATGTCGTCGGCGTGGTCAGGCGGTGTGAGCCCGAAGTTCTGGTTCAGCCACGTGAGGTACTCCTGGCGCCCTGGGCGGCGGTCCTCCGGGTCCTCCGGCTCGCAGGCGAGTAACCGGAACAACTCTCGAAGGCCACGTGCGTCGACACTGAGATCGCCCTCGTCGCCGAACAGGATGACGGGCAGGGTGGCGAGGTCAGCGCGGTCGTCGCACCGCCACAGCGCGTAGTACGAACCGGAGCTGGTGGCGTAGGCGAATTGACCTGCTCCCTGCCCTGAAGGACTCTGTTGGCCGATTGACATCAGGCTGCCAGGCCGAGATCGCAGGCGAGTCGGGTCAGGTGCGAGATGCGGGTACGGCCGCGTGTGGTGCCGGTCCACCAGGCATCCAGGCGGATGAGGTTGATCGCGGTGGCGGTGAAGACGTGCCCAAGTGCGGTCTTGGGCAGGCCGTGGTAACGAGTCCGACGGATCTGGGTGGCCCGGACAGCTTGGGAGATCGTTCCTTCCACCCCTGCCCGGACGGCATAGCGGTCCTTCCATTCCTGGGTCTGCTGGTCGTATCGGCGCTGCTCCAGCACCTGTTGCAGAGGCTGGGGTAACAGGGTCAGGGTGCGGCCGTACTTGCCGTGGGCAGCGCGTGTGCATGCCTGGCGTACCGGGCATGGACCGCAGTCGTCGTTGGAAAAACGGATCTGGGTGATCGGGGTTCCGTTGGATTTGCGCTGATCAGACCAGGAGACACTGACCGCGCCACGCGGGCAGGTGACCCGATGACGGTCCCAATCGATGGCGAAGTCCCCCTGCGTCAGCCCGGCCTGGGCCTGCCCCGGTTCGGTGGTGTCGATGCCGACCGGCCCGAGCAGGTCGATCCCGTAGGCGCTGTGGGCCGAAACGATGAGCGCGGCACTGGTGTATCCGGCATCGACCGCGTGTTCGCCGGGTCGTGGCCCGCGTCGCTCCAGTGCGGCATGGACCGGTGCGGTCAGCTCGATATCGCCGGTGCAGGCGTTGGTCGTGGCCACGTTGGTGATCAGATGTGGGGCGTCCTCGTCACAGGTCTCGCTCAGGTGGACCTTGTAGCCGCACCAGCCCGAGCCGCGTTTGACGCCGTAATGCGCCTGTGGATCGTAGGGCGAGGCCAGGCGGGTTCTGCCCGGCGGGAGATCTTTCGCCTCCCGCCGGCGCACCCCCTTCTCGTCGCGGTGATACTGCTGCACCCAGGCCACGCGCAGCACTTGAACCGCCGGGATCTGCCGCAACCAGGCCGGGGCGCCGGGCGCATAGACCGCCTCCAGCAGGGCGAACCCATCGGTTTCGACCCTTAGAGCCCACCGGGTCCGGGCATCTTCCCCCTTGGGGAACCGATAGGCGTCCACCCGCGCCCCATGCCGTTCGATCCACTCGGCCGAGACCACCTCGGCCAGCCAGCCAGCCGGGCGCCGCGGCGGCCAACGCCTCCAGCGCACAACGCAGCGTCTCGCCGACGAACTCCATCCGGTTCAGCGTCCGCACGGCCGCCAGCACATGGGTGGAATCGGTGCGCTGACGGCCACCGGCGCGCAACAACCCCAGTTGCGAACACCGCTCCAGCAGCGTATCCAGCACCTTCTGCTCGATCCCGCGCGCGATGATGCGGTCGCGAAACTCACTCAGCACCGAGAAGTCGAATCCCGGATCTGTCAGCTCCAGGGCCAAGCCGTACTTCCAGTCGATCCGCCCGCGCACCGCGTCGGCGGCTTGCCGATCGCTCAGCCCTTCGGCGAACTGCAGTACCGACACCGGCGCC
This DNA window, taken from Streptosporangium album, encodes the following:
- a CDS encoding macro domain-containing protein, which translates into the protein MTVKHVKPLLKVVLVDINAKVVQSWRAAFADTPEVEIHKGSILARHVDAWVSPTNSRGRMDGGVDAVIKRHLGAGIQLRVQRAIRDQFEGSLPVGSAVCVPSGATNPKFLISTPTMVQSVQNVSETLNVALACAAAFQAIHMQNEKEPGSIESVALVGMGMATGRVPPRVCANLMWTGYTLFNDYYFQDYDDLQKTIREQLDDIESRPEEERVRIKPPAGQSRG
- the tnpA gene encoding IS200/IS605 family transposase — encoded protein: MSPRWGPNPDIRRGRAVVHNLHAHLVFTPKYRRGVFTDEILRRCEDIMIEVCDSFGAELVEFNGEEDHVHLLVHHPPKVALSTLVNSLKGVSARLLSKEYPAHIRKYLWGGHFWSPSYFAASCGGAPLSIIKEYIENQKRPG
- a CDS encoding RNA-guided endonuclease InsQ/TnpB family protein is translated as MKLVVRVKLLPTPEQAAALEATLRAVNDAATWVSTLAHDQRVFRDYDLRKHAYGQIKDRYGLAAQAAQHVIKKVTDAYATLHANLRNGNVGKPGSARRERVQAKPIVFRPSAAQPFDDRCLSWQMDARTVSIWTTWGRMKSVAFTASADQLKTLAAYRKGESDLVYRDGMWFLIATCDLPDVPVTDPDGFLGVDLGIADIATTDDGTHHSGKGLNAVRHRDRELRRRLQRKNTKSAKRLLKKRRRKEARFAADTNHTIAKRIVTEATRTGQGIALEDLQGIRDRVRLRKPQRVTLHSWSFHRLGRFIAYKAARAGVALVYVDPAYTSQGCSACGHVDKKNRPDQETFLCTSCGFAEHADVNAARNIAARGVTSWAVSHAA
- a CDS encoding ADP-ribosyltransferase domain-containing protein, translated to MNTALEALGVDEIDWLPGKGWNKLAAQAGGADADTADRMGAFIASTMELHKLYLERLASVKDEGLELPAIIGVFDTPLMDFREAGAPVAKLLSGLDWHMEQSYQFGEKQAGDAAGGLSADEIAALYLYTCESAFYRQINATLRNPDRTRIVPYLRLLFSAVSRLPARKEPLWRGVSLDLRAQYPLGRTVTWWGVSSCTSKLDVAQAFLGRRGKRTLFEVLPVRAVGIRSFSSFTGEEEFILAPGTQLKVTDVKAERGGLYTVKLTELAEQHQVA
- a CDS encoding phosphotransferase, with amino-acid sequence MRGVPLATLTHEFDKKVHAIASSGVPAGIREIWDDAVSAPDGEGPPVWLHGDLHPANVVVSDGALSGVIDFGQLGAGDPAADPVEVRCRLPTDSPIFEPGGPISRCDRGVWHGAAARGSCGMAPRRSPSSAPTIRPNRPRNRADRGNRAERANNLIKVLTVDRITP